The following proteins are co-located in the Manihot esculenta cultivar AM560-2 chromosome 9, M.esculenta_v8, whole genome shotgun sequence genome:
- the LOC110622704 gene encoding RING finger and transmembrane domain-containing protein 2 isoform X1 — MMVRVRVRASAQMEASGSNSDGYRGSSGGSSTSSGNSRRYGMLSASSIIQAPISALLEYSGLLRTSRSTHQETDTLMNASGGVHDHRLDDSTAVAAGIAAAANNGEVAIRIIGAGEHEHDRESSGLAVGQLGSQREVSVQQPMAGMESDVQGDSRNDRGSGEGPPQQPSGASGDGEVADGSGTNGRDSSYQRYDIQQAARWIEQVLPFSLLLLVVFIRQHLQGFFVTIWIAVVMFKSNDILRKQTALKGERKIYVLIGISLAFTLHVVGVYWWYQNDDLLYPLIMLPPKTIPPFWHAIFIIMLNDTLVRQAAMVFKCILLMYYKNSRGRNYRKQGQMLTLVEYLMLLYRALLPTPVWYRFFLNKEYGSLFSSLMTGLYLTFKLTSVFEKVQSFFAALKALSRKEVHYGAYATSEQVNAAGDLCAICQEKMHAPILLRCKHIFCEDCVSEWFERERTCPLCRALVKPADLRSFGDGSTTLFFQIF; from the exons ATGATggttagggttagggttagggCATCTGCGCAGATGGAAGCGTCCGGTAGTAATTCTGACGGGTACAGAGGTTCTTCGGGAGGGAGTAGTACAAGTAGTGGTAATTCTAGGAGGTATGGAATGCTATCGGCTTCAAGTATCATTCAGGCACCCATTTCTGCCTTGTTAGAATATTCGGGTCTTTTACGAACCTCTAGGTCAACTCACCAAGAAACGGACACTTTGATGAACGCCTCTGGTGGGGTTCATGATCATCGACTTGATGATTCTACAGCTGTAGCAGCAGGAATAGCTGCGGCAGCCAACAACGGTGAGGTTGCAATTAGGATAATTGGTGCAGGAGAACATGAGCATGACAGGGAGAGCTCTGGATTGGCGGTTGGGCAGTTGGGTTCTCAGCGTGAGGTGTCTGTGCAGCAGCCAATGGCTGGGATGGAATCGGATGTTCAGGGAGATTCTAGAAATGATCGTGGTTCAGGAGAAGGTCCTCCTCAGCAGCCTTCCGGTGCAAGTGGAGATGGGGAAGTTGCTGATGGCAGTGGGACTAATGGAAGGGATTCGTCTTACCAGAGATATGATATTCAGCAAGCTGCCAGATGGATTGAGCAAGTCCTTCCTTTTTCTTTGCTTCTGTTGGTTGTTTTCATCCGCCAGCACCTGCAAG GTTTCTTTGTTACAATTTGGATTGCTGTTGTCATGTTCAAGTCAAATGACATCCTACGTAAACAAACAGCTCTGAAG GGAGAGAGGAAAATCTATGTCTTGATTGGCATCTCTCTTGCGTTCACACTTCATGTGGTTGGTGTCTACTGGTGGTATCAGAATGATGATCTTTTATACCCATTGATTATGCTCCCTCCCAAAACTATACCACCCTTTTGGCATGCTATTTTCATCATAATGTTGAATG ATACTTTGGTCCGGCAAGCAGCAATGGTGTTCAAATGTATATTGTTAATGTATTACAAGAACAGTAGAGGCCGGAATTATCGTAAGCAG GGTCAAATGCTAACTCTTGTTGAatatctgatgctgctataccGCGCCTTGTTGCCTACACCAGTCTGGTACCGTTTCTTTTTGAATAAAGAATATGGTAGCCTCTTTTCATCTCTGATGACAGGGCTGTACTTGACTTTCAAGCTGACATCTGTCTTCGAGAAG GTGCAATCTTTCTTTGCTGCTTTGAAGGCACTATCACGTAAAGAGGTACATTATGGGGCTTATGCAACATCTGAGCAG GtcaatgcagcaggagacctgTGTGCTATATGCCAGGAGAAGATGCATGCTCCCATTTTACTTCGTTGTAAACACATCTTTTGTGAAGATTGTGTATCAGAATG GTTCGAGAGGGAAAGGACGTGTCCCTTGTGCAGGGCCTTGGTCAAACCTGCAGATCTTAGATCGTTTGGCGATGGTTCTACTACTTTGTTCTTCCAGATATTCTAG
- the LOC110622704 gene encoding RING finger and transmembrane domain-containing protein 2 isoform X2, producing MEASGSNSDGYRGSSGGSSTSSGNSRRYGMLSASSIIQAPISALLEYSGLLRTSRSTHQETDTLMNASGGVHDHRLDDSTAVAAGIAAAANNGEVAIRIIGAGEHEHDRESSGLAVGQLGSQREVSVQQPMAGMESDVQGDSRNDRGSGEGPPQQPSGASGDGEVADGSGTNGRDSSYQRYDIQQAARWIEQVLPFSLLLLVVFIRQHLQGFFVTIWIAVVMFKSNDILRKQTALKGERKIYVLIGISLAFTLHVVGVYWWYQNDDLLYPLIMLPPKTIPPFWHAIFIIMLNDTLVRQAAMVFKCILLMYYKNSRGRNYRKQGQMLTLVEYLMLLYRALLPTPVWYRFFLNKEYGSLFSSLMTGLYLTFKLTSVFEKVQSFFAALKALSRKEVHYGAYATSEQVNAAGDLCAICQEKMHAPILLRCKHIFCEDCVSEWFERERTCPLCRALVKPADLRSFGDGSTTLFFQIF from the exons ATGGAAGCGTCCGGTAGTAATTCTGACGGGTACAGAGGTTCTTCGGGAGGGAGTAGTACAAGTAGTGGTAATTCTAGGAGGTATGGAATGCTATCGGCTTCAAGTATCATTCAGGCACCCATTTCTGCCTTGTTAGAATATTCGGGTCTTTTACGAACCTCTAGGTCAACTCACCAAGAAACGGACACTTTGATGAACGCCTCTGGTGGGGTTCATGATCATCGACTTGATGATTCTACAGCTGTAGCAGCAGGAATAGCTGCGGCAGCCAACAACGGTGAGGTTGCAATTAGGATAATTGGTGCAGGAGAACATGAGCATGACAGGGAGAGCTCTGGATTGGCGGTTGGGCAGTTGGGTTCTCAGCGTGAGGTGTCTGTGCAGCAGCCAATGGCTGGGATGGAATCGGATGTTCAGGGAGATTCTAGAAATGATCGTGGTTCAGGAGAAGGTCCTCCTCAGCAGCCTTCCGGTGCAAGTGGAGATGGGGAAGTTGCTGATGGCAGTGGGACTAATGGAAGGGATTCGTCTTACCAGAGATATGATATTCAGCAAGCTGCCAGATGGATTGAGCAAGTCCTTCCTTTTTCTTTGCTTCTGTTGGTTGTTTTCATCCGCCAGCACCTGCAAG GTTTCTTTGTTACAATTTGGATTGCTGTTGTCATGTTCAAGTCAAATGACATCCTACGTAAACAAACAGCTCTGAAG GGAGAGAGGAAAATCTATGTCTTGATTGGCATCTCTCTTGCGTTCACACTTCATGTGGTTGGTGTCTACTGGTGGTATCAGAATGATGATCTTTTATACCCATTGATTATGCTCCCTCCCAAAACTATACCACCCTTTTGGCATGCTATTTTCATCATAATGTTGAATG ATACTTTGGTCCGGCAAGCAGCAATGGTGTTCAAATGTATATTGTTAATGTATTACAAGAACAGTAGAGGCCGGAATTATCGTAAGCAG GGTCAAATGCTAACTCTTGTTGAatatctgatgctgctataccGCGCCTTGTTGCCTACACCAGTCTGGTACCGTTTCTTTTTGAATAAAGAATATGGTAGCCTCTTTTCATCTCTGATGACAGGGCTGTACTTGACTTTCAAGCTGACATCTGTCTTCGAGAAG GTGCAATCTTTCTTTGCTGCTTTGAAGGCACTATCACGTAAAGAGGTACATTATGGGGCTTATGCAACATCTGAGCAG GtcaatgcagcaggagacctgTGTGCTATATGCCAGGAGAAGATGCATGCTCCCATTTTACTTCGTTGTAAACACATCTTTTGTGAAGATTGTGTATCAGAATG GTTCGAGAGGGAAAGGACGTGTCCCTTGTGCAGGGCCTTGGTCAAACCTGCAGATCTTAGATCGTTTGGCGATGGTTCTACTACTTTGTTCTTCCAGATATTCTAG
- the LOC110622704 gene encoding RING finger and transmembrane domain-containing protein 2 isoform X3, translating to MMVRVRVRASAQMEASGSNSDGYRGSSGGSSTSSGNSRRYGMLSASSIIQAPISALLEYSGLLRTSRSTHQETDTLMNASGGVHDHRLDDSTAVAAGIAAAANNGEVAIRIIGAGEHEHDRESSGLAVGQLGSQREVSVQQPMAGMESDVQGDSRNDRGSGEGPPQQPSGASGDGEVADGSGTNGRDSSYQRYDIQQAARWIEQVLPFSLLLLVVFIRQHLQGFFVTIWIAVVMFKSNDILRKQTALKGERKIYVLIGISLAFTLHVVGVYWWYQNDDLLYPLIMLPPKTIPPFWHAIFIIMLNDTLVRQAAMVFKCILLMYYKNSRGRNYRKQGQMLTLVEYLMLLYRALLPTPVWYRFFLNKEYGSLFSSLMTGLYLTFKLTSVFEKVQSFFAALKALSRKEVHYGAYATSEQVREGKDVSLVQGLGQTCRS from the exons ATGATggttagggttagggttagggCATCTGCGCAGATGGAAGCGTCCGGTAGTAATTCTGACGGGTACAGAGGTTCTTCGGGAGGGAGTAGTACAAGTAGTGGTAATTCTAGGAGGTATGGAATGCTATCGGCTTCAAGTATCATTCAGGCACCCATTTCTGCCTTGTTAGAATATTCGGGTCTTTTACGAACCTCTAGGTCAACTCACCAAGAAACGGACACTTTGATGAACGCCTCTGGTGGGGTTCATGATCATCGACTTGATGATTCTACAGCTGTAGCAGCAGGAATAGCTGCGGCAGCCAACAACGGTGAGGTTGCAATTAGGATAATTGGTGCAGGAGAACATGAGCATGACAGGGAGAGCTCTGGATTGGCGGTTGGGCAGTTGGGTTCTCAGCGTGAGGTGTCTGTGCAGCAGCCAATGGCTGGGATGGAATCGGATGTTCAGGGAGATTCTAGAAATGATCGTGGTTCAGGAGAAGGTCCTCCTCAGCAGCCTTCCGGTGCAAGTGGAGATGGGGAAGTTGCTGATGGCAGTGGGACTAATGGAAGGGATTCGTCTTACCAGAGATATGATATTCAGCAAGCTGCCAGATGGATTGAGCAAGTCCTTCCTTTTTCTTTGCTTCTGTTGGTTGTTTTCATCCGCCAGCACCTGCAAG GTTTCTTTGTTACAATTTGGATTGCTGTTGTCATGTTCAAGTCAAATGACATCCTACGTAAACAAACAGCTCTGAAG GGAGAGAGGAAAATCTATGTCTTGATTGGCATCTCTCTTGCGTTCACACTTCATGTGGTTGGTGTCTACTGGTGGTATCAGAATGATGATCTTTTATACCCATTGATTATGCTCCCTCCCAAAACTATACCACCCTTTTGGCATGCTATTTTCATCATAATGTTGAATG ATACTTTGGTCCGGCAAGCAGCAATGGTGTTCAAATGTATATTGTTAATGTATTACAAGAACAGTAGAGGCCGGAATTATCGTAAGCAG GGTCAAATGCTAACTCTTGTTGAatatctgatgctgctataccGCGCCTTGTTGCCTACACCAGTCTGGTACCGTTTCTTTTTGAATAAAGAATATGGTAGCCTCTTTTCATCTCTGATGACAGGGCTGTACTTGACTTTCAAGCTGACATCTGTCTTCGAGAAG GTGCAATCTTTCTTTGCTGCTTTGAAGGCACTATCACGTAAAGAGGTACATTATGGGGCTTATGCAACATCTGAGCAG GTTCGAGAGGGAAAGGACGTGTCCCTTGTGCAGGGCCTTGGTCAAACCTGCAGATCTTAG
- the LOC110622704 gene encoding E3 ubiquitin-protein ligase RNFT1 isoform X4, whose protein sequence is MMVRVRVRASAQMEASGSNSDGYRGSSGGSSTSSGNSRRYGMLSASSIIQAPISALLEYSGLLRTSRSTHQETDTLMNASGGVHDHRLDDSTAVAAGIAAAANNGEVAIRIIGAGEHEHDRESSGLAVGQLGSQREVSVQQPMAGMESDVQGDSRNDRGSGEGPPQQPSGASGDGEVADGSGTNGRDSSYQRYDIQQAARWIEQVLPFSLLLLVVFIRQHLQGFFVTIWIAVVMFKSNDILRKQTALKGERKIYVLIGISLAFTLHVVGVYWWYQNDDLLYPLIMLPPKTIPPFWHAIFIIMLNDTLVRQAAMVFKCILLMYYKNSRGRNYRKQGQMLTLVEYLMLLYRALLPTPVWYRFFLNKEYGSLFSSLMTGLYLTFKLTSVFEKV, encoded by the exons ATGATggttagggttagggttagggCATCTGCGCAGATGGAAGCGTCCGGTAGTAATTCTGACGGGTACAGAGGTTCTTCGGGAGGGAGTAGTACAAGTAGTGGTAATTCTAGGAGGTATGGAATGCTATCGGCTTCAAGTATCATTCAGGCACCCATTTCTGCCTTGTTAGAATATTCGGGTCTTTTACGAACCTCTAGGTCAACTCACCAAGAAACGGACACTTTGATGAACGCCTCTGGTGGGGTTCATGATCATCGACTTGATGATTCTACAGCTGTAGCAGCAGGAATAGCTGCGGCAGCCAACAACGGTGAGGTTGCAATTAGGATAATTGGTGCAGGAGAACATGAGCATGACAGGGAGAGCTCTGGATTGGCGGTTGGGCAGTTGGGTTCTCAGCGTGAGGTGTCTGTGCAGCAGCCAATGGCTGGGATGGAATCGGATGTTCAGGGAGATTCTAGAAATGATCGTGGTTCAGGAGAAGGTCCTCCTCAGCAGCCTTCCGGTGCAAGTGGAGATGGGGAAGTTGCTGATGGCAGTGGGACTAATGGAAGGGATTCGTCTTACCAGAGATATGATATTCAGCAAGCTGCCAGATGGATTGAGCAAGTCCTTCCTTTTTCTTTGCTTCTGTTGGTTGTTTTCATCCGCCAGCACCTGCAAG GTTTCTTTGTTACAATTTGGATTGCTGTTGTCATGTTCAAGTCAAATGACATCCTACGTAAACAAACAGCTCTGAAG GGAGAGAGGAAAATCTATGTCTTGATTGGCATCTCTCTTGCGTTCACACTTCATGTGGTTGGTGTCTACTGGTGGTATCAGAATGATGATCTTTTATACCCATTGATTATGCTCCCTCCCAAAACTATACCACCCTTTTGGCATGCTATTTTCATCATAATGTTGAATG ATACTTTGGTCCGGCAAGCAGCAATGGTGTTCAAATGTATATTGTTAATGTATTACAAGAACAGTAGAGGCCGGAATTATCGTAAGCAG GGTCAAATGCTAACTCTTGTTGAatatctgatgctgctataccGCGCCTTGTTGCCTACACCAGTCTGGTACCGTTTCTTTTTGAATAAAGAATATGGTAGCCTCTTTTCATCTCTGATGACAGGGCTGTACTTGACTTTCAAGCTGACATCTGTCTTCGAGAAG GTCTAA